In Halobacillus amylolyticus, the following proteins share a genomic window:
- the msrA gene encoding peptide-methionine (S)-S-oxide reductase MsrA, with translation MSKRIKWFVISGILVIAGALVIPEAYAYLTKRNYESEVVSAEDIPDDYKVATFAGGCFWCMEPPFEKLKGVKEVVSGYTGGETENPTYEEVSAGGTGHLEAVQVYFDPDVITYEQLLDVFWRQINPTDDGGQFVDRGYQYTTAIFYNSEKQQKLAKQSKQEMAESGRFEGEIVTPISPAEEFYRAEEYHQDYYKKNELRYKFYRGNSGRDDYLEETWGEDRKLDLPEKESQ, from the coding sequence ATGAGCAAGCGTATCAAGTGGTTTGTGATATCAGGAATCCTAGTCATTGCCGGCGCGCTCGTTATTCCAGAAGCCTATGCGTACTTGACAAAACGAAATTATGAAAGTGAAGTGGTCTCAGCAGAGGATATACCGGATGATTATAAAGTGGCTACCTTTGCCGGCGGTTGTTTCTGGTGTATGGAACCGCCCTTTGAAAAGCTTAAAGGTGTAAAAGAAGTAGTTTCCGGTTACACAGGGGGAGAGACAGAGAATCCTACCTATGAGGAAGTATCGGCTGGCGGGACAGGGCATCTTGAAGCTGTCCAAGTGTACTTCGACCCAGATGTGATTACGTATGAACAATTGTTAGATGTGTTTTGGAGGCAGATTAATCCTACTGATGATGGAGGACAGTTTGTTGATCGAGGCTATCAATATACGACTGCCATTTTTTACAACTCTGAAAAGCAGCAAAAGCTAGCAAAGCAGTCTAAACAAGAGATGGCTGAGTCAGGACGTTTTGAAGGGGAAATTGTTACACCTATCAGCCCTGCAGAAGAATTCTATCGGGCAGAGGAATATCACCAGGATTATTATAAGAAAAATGAGTTAAGATATAAATTTTACCGTGGAAACTCCGGACGTGATGATTATTTAGAAGAGACGTGGGGAGAAGATCGTAAGTTAGATCTACCTGAAAAAGAATCACAATAA
- a CDS encoding DNA mismatch repair protein MutS: protein MSKLKQTINHKRLKLHIPASELYPADYDFDIIFKSKSYRKIKHQMERKHIEGLNLDEEE from the coding sequence TTGTCCAAATTAAAGCAAACGATTAACCATAAGCGGCTAAAGCTGCACATCCCAGCTAGCGAACTTTACCCAGCTGACTATGATTTTGACATTATTTTTAAATCGAAGTCATATCGAAAAATCAAGCATCAAATGGAGAGAAAGCATATAGAAGGATTGAATCTAGATGAAGAGGAATAA
- a CDS encoding isochorismatase family cysteine hydrolase yields the protein MSQRTALLMIDMINKMDFDGGEDLLENTKAITANLQKLKSMAKQREMPVIYVNDNFGLWQDNKTELIKECKQGRGEPVINEILPEEDDYFIIKPKHSAFFGTQLSILLEQLAVSNLILTGVTGDICVLFTANDAYMRGYDLWVPRDCVASEQGEDNQNALRIIERSLSAKTIKSYDADFDTIFKD from the coding sequence ATGTCGCAACGAACTGCATTGCTGATGATCGATATGATAAACAAAATGGATTTCGATGGAGGAGAGGACCTTCTTGAAAATACAAAAGCCATAACGGCTAATTTGCAAAAGCTAAAGTCCATGGCTAAACAAAGAGAGATGCCTGTCATTTACGTTAATGATAATTTCGGTTTATGGCAGGATAACAAGACAGAACTAATCAAAGAGTGTAAGCAAGGGCGAGGAGAGCCTGTGATTAATGAAATTCTCCCTGAAGAAGATGATTACTTTATCATTAAACCAAAGCACTCCGCGTTCTTTGGCACACAGCTCAGCATTCTTTTAGAGCAGTTGGCAGTATCGAATCTGATCTTAACAGGAGTAACGGGTGATATTTGTGTTTTATTCACTGCCAATGATGCATATATGCGAGGGTATGATCTATGGGTGCCAAGGGATTGTGTGGCATCAGAACAGGGAGAAGACAATCAGAATGCATTAAGGATTATAGAGCGATCACTTTCCGCAAAGACTATCAAAAGTTACGATGCCGATTTTGATACCATTTTTAAAGATTGA
- the nadE gene encoding NAD(+) synthase — MEKRAQHLVNWLQTKVKEAGAKGALVGVSGGIDSAVVANLIKRAFPYESLGVILPINQRVEDQTDAVATVEKANLEYVGIELTDAYKETYSSIQNKLVEKGDWKEEKSQLGGANLQARMRMSTLYAVANNYGYLVIGTDNAAEDYTGYFTKYGDGGVDLVPLIHMRKEEVREMAAYLHVPDSVIKKKPSAELWEGQSDEEEMGISYEAIDTYLRGETIAPDDEQRLKDIHKRTEHKRQVPAGPPKYEEK, encoded by the coding sequence ATGGAAAAAAGAGCCCAACACCTCGTCAATTGGCTTCAAACAAAGGTTAAGGAAGCAGGAGCGAAAGGAGCCCTTGTTGGAGTAAGCGGCGGAATCGATTCTGCAGTCGTCGCTAATTTAATTAAACGTGCGTTTCCATACGAGTCACTCGGAGTGATTCTACCGATTAATCAGCGGGTGGAAGATCAAACGGATGCTGTTGCTACTGTGGAGAAGGCTAATCTTGAATATGTAGGTATAGAACTAACCGATGCTTATAAAGAAACCTATTCATCTATACAAAATAAGCTGGTGGAGAAAGGGGATTGGAAAGAAGAAAAATCTCAATTAGGAGGGGCAAACCTTCAAGCTCGGATGCGGATGAGTACACTGTACGCTGTTGCTAATAATTATGGTTATTTAGTCATAGGAACAGACAATGCTGCAGAGGATTATACCGGTTATTTCACAAAATATGGGGACGGTGGAGTAGATCTTGTTCCACTTATTCATATGAGAAAAGAGGAAGTACGGGAAATGGCCGCGTATTTACATGTACCAGATTCTGTAATTAAGAAAAAACCGAGCGCTGAACTTTGGGAAGGACAATCTGATGAAGAAGAGATGGGCATTTCTTATGAAGCGATTGATACCTATTTGCGAGGGGAGACTATTGCTCCCGATGATGAACAGCGTCTCAAAGATATTCACAAGCGTACAGAACACAAAAGGCAAGTTCCAGCCGGGCCTCCTAAATATGAAGAAAAGTGA
- the bshB2 gene encoding bacillithiol biosynthesis deacetylase BshB2, protein MIEKENHVLVIFPHPDDEAFGVSGTIASYINQGTPLTYACLTLGEMGRNLGMPAFATRETLPNIRRVELQKAAEAMGITDLRMLGLRDKTLEFEDDDKMNQLVSDLINELDPSLVISFYPGYAVHPDHEATARAVVRALERIEPARRPKLHAVAFANNTEEELGKPDVVHDITKVQEQKLNAMRAHISQTARMLEMLDEGIQANDPEALKWVTNESFYNYTWND, encoded by the coding sequence ATGATCGAAAAAGAAAACCACGTGCTCGTCATTTTTCCACATCCTGATGATGAAGCTTTTGGCGTCTCAGGCACCATTGCTTCCTATATAAATCAAGGGACCCCACTCACCTATGCTTGTTTAACACTTGGCGAGATGGGCAGGAACCTTGGCATGCCAGCATTTGCTACCCGTGAAACACTTCCGAACATTCGACGTGTTGAACTGCAGAAAGCGGCTGAGGCTATGGGAATTACCGATCTTAGGATGCTTGGATTACGCGATAAAACATTAGAATTTGAAGACGATGACAAAATGAACCAGCTTGTCAGTGATTTAATTAATGAACTTGATCCATCCTTAGTGATCAGTTTTTATCCTGGCTATGCCGTTCACCCTGATCATGAAGCAACAGCAAGAGCTGTCGTCCGTGCTTTAGAACGAATTGAGCCTGCAAGACGACCAAAACTGCACGCTGTGGCTTTCGCAAATAACACAGAAGAGGAACTGGGTAAGCCAGACGTTGTCCATGACATAACAAAAGTTCAAGAGCAGAAGCTGAATGCCATGCGTGCCCACATTTCACAAACGGCAAGGATGCTCGAAATGCTCGATGAGGGGATCCAAGCAAATGACCCGGAAGCATTAAAGTGGGTCACGAATGAATCTTTCTACAACTATACATGGAACGATTAA